A region of the Leucobacter komagatae genome:
AATTGCCGGGTACGGAACCGCGAGGATGACGGTTTCGCCCGAGATCGTCGCGGTGGTGTCACCGCTCGACACGTGCGCGACCTCTGCGCCGCCCGCAGTGAGAACGCCGGCGATCGCGGTCGCCATATTGCCCGTGCCGAAGATTGTGAATGAAGCCATGATGTTCTCCTCCTGTGATCGTCCGGTGCGCCGCGAATGTGCGGCTCCTGGGTCACCCACCCCATTTAGTTGTGGGTACAACTAATATGGTAACCACACTTTGGTTGTACATGCAACTAAATTGCTAGAATGGAGTCATGGCCTCCCTTTCTCGCCCCGAGCGCGTCGCGATCGCGCGGCTGCACGCTCTCCTTGAGCTGCTCCCGACCGCCCTTGACAAGCGGCTCAGCGAGGCCGGGGTTACCGCGTTTGAGCACACGCTGCTCACGGCGCTCGCCGAGCGTGAGGGCAACCGCATGCGGCTCAGTGAGTTGGCGCGGAAGACGAACGCGACCCTCCCCCGCATCTCTCGCGTCGCGACGTCACTCGAGAAGCGCGGGCTCATTGAGCGCTCCCCCTGCCCCGAAGACGGGCGGGCAACGAACGCGGTGCTCACCGCATCCGGCGCCGAGGTCCACGAGCGCTCGCGCGAGCTCTACGCTGACGCGGTGCGCGAACTCGTACTCGAGGGGCTCAAGTCCTTGCCGGGT
Encoded here:
- a CDS encoding MarR family winged helix-turn-helix transcriptional regulator, translating into MASLSRPERVAIARLHALLELLPTALDKRLSEAGVTAFEHTLLTALAEREGNRMRLSELARKTNATLPRISRVATSLEKRGLIERSPCPEDGRATNAVLTASGAEVHERSRELYADAVRELVLEGLKSLPGDGVAQLTDLTLAVLTSLDPDHPRHPRATSPASDAAACAADPVCAADPAPAADPVCAADPDLEGQHA